tttcttttctttttgtgcTATAATGGGCCCGAAAGCTCtatgaaataaaaatacGTCAGTTTTGAAGTTGGCTCTTGAActtgaaatttcaattcGAGTTCcaatagaagaagaatttcaGCTTCAGTCtcagcttcagcttcagccTTCACCTTACCTTTTCAGCAGGAAGcgaaaataagaaaaaaagaagaagtacaagaagagaagtaaagcgaaaaagaaaaccgAAGGACACCAACAATCTAGAGTATGATAATATCGAATAATATatacccttttttttttctctttctctctctctctctctcgcTGCTGTAACTGTTGAAAACCTTTAGGACCACTAAGGATGTACAACACAACGgcttttctctctctcccACATTTCCCATTTCCCGTCCTGGACAGAACCACATAGGTCCAAACGCATGTATTAATATATTGCACACTCTTTTCACTCTTGCGAAATAAACTTTTGGAACATCTCActcaacttttttttttagaatttttttttttttctttgggtAGAtacttgttgttcttgctTGTGCTTCTTCATGTTCTTCTGCTGTTCTACTGTTCTGTGCGAGCGAAAAGATGTGCGCGCAAAGCGAACAATGAACGAACGGGAGGGAAAAAAGTAACGACATCGAAAGGCAGACTTTGTAACGCAGTAACGGTCGTAGGGTTCGAGAACAGTGTGGAAGAATGGGATGCAGCAGATACAGTTGGCTATAGCTCGCTACAGCTCGCTACAGCTTGATACAATCAAAGAAGGAAGCAAAGTGCGCAGCATCGATCGGGAATCTATCACGTCCGGCGATCCCACACGATAGCCGCAGAATGTTCCTGGCCCAGGGGGGCAGGAGGCAAAGGCCCAACTTTCTCATGTTATGCGGGTCCGTCTGCGGtgtatgtatttttttgtaatctattttccttttattGTGcttaataaaaaaaaaaaaaaaaaaaaaaaaacaaagcgAAACAATAGTAAGcacaaaaaagaaacaaaaataaaactatAAATTCCAAGATTCTGCAGCCTGGGGCTGCGAGAGCGACTGGGCAGCAGGCAAAAAGAGGGAGAGAgatagagaagaaaaaagattgATTCCTTTTTGCGATTTGTGTTGAGTGTCTGTCTGTGtaatattgttttttttaattctttcGCTGCTGATGTTTTTGTGGTGATGTGCCTGGAGAATTACGCACAGACACGGCGTGCACCGCGGTCAGCGCAGTTTCACCGAGCTGCAAAAGTCGCGGAAGTCTCGACTGACAGACGCGAGAAGCATGACCTCCCCAATGCTGGGAAAGGCGCACAGACATGGCCGCAATGTGGGCGGCCCAGACCAGGAACTGCCGGCCGAAATAGAACGTGCGCCGGAAATGACTGTTGAAAAGGGGAACAAAGACGCAAGCGGgaggagaaaagaaaaacagacatacatacacacatacataccAGCTGGCCCAGCCTGGTTAGAGCAGAGCAGCTACTAATCTGAcatcagcagcagctgaGAGGGGAACCGCCATTCTCACCCTTTGAATTGAGAGGGGATGAGAGAACGAGCCAGTGAGTGAGTGAATGAGCGAGcgaaacgaaaacaaagCACACAGtaaagcaaagaaagaaagaaagaaaaaaaaaactacgCATTGCAATTCGCCTAACAGTCGGCAAGGCAAATCTCGTTAGACAGCCAGTTTCGACGGTTCATGAGGCTGGCTGTACGTAGAAGAAGTGAACTAGTAAAAGCAGTATATGCAGGCGGGATGGCGCCCCCGCATGATGTTACGTGGGGGGATGACGAGATGGGGGAGGCTTAAGGGCGGAAGGATGCGGAATATCGAACAAAAACTGTGGTATCTATCGCATGGGACATTGTTTCCATTGGCCaaggggaaaaaaacaacaacttgaaACCAAATTCTGGTCCTAATTTAAGGCGaccaaaacgaaaacatacatacatacaccATGCAGCACCGCCAGCCGAAAAAAAACGATTGTCTAAGGATTTGCGTAGATATGATGTGTATAGGACGTACTTGGGCAACAAACACTATGTAATAAAGTAaaaggggaaaaaaaaaattaaacaGTGAGAAAGGGCTGCCAAGCAAGACCACATCCACGGGATACGTAGGGCCAAGATGGTATCGGGACGCTTTCCATGGATGGATGTAGCCTTTTTACCCTGTTTTTCCCCATGTGGTTGTGTTTGATgtacttttattttttttttttttttttttggtatgTCGTTACGATTGTGGCGCTCGAGGGTGCGGCGACGCACCCTCGAACGAGATTTGCGCAGAAGGATAATAATGGGTATGCCGTTCTTCTGCACAGATTAAGCGTGCGAATGGCTCTTTTTCCTGATTTTTCTCTGCGCGCCATTGTATTGACAGGCAGAGTGTTGGGGTTCATTTCATTTGGTTACCTACTACTATATGTTAGATAAAGTAAGGTAGCTGTAGCTGTAGCTAGatagctagctagctagaTAGCTAATGAGCTTAGTATGCAGCGGTCTCAATGCGAAGCCCTGCGATAGCATCCGAACTGACAAACCAATGGGTAGCGGCATTATCGGGGGTAGTATCGCCGGCGCTTGGGTCGGAACGACGTAGGTTCACCAAGGTGCATGGTAAGGTCTTGTTGACAGTATTGAATATTTCGTCCATTATAGGTTTCTTTGCGCTACCTTCAGCAACAAAGGCAACCGTTTCACTTGCCAAGACGACTGGAAGGGTGATGGTGATTCTGTCGCTTGGGGGTTTGGGGGAGTCATGGCACCACATAACTTTACGGTGAGTCTCTTCGAGCAAGTAGGCGTGTTTGGGGCCCGGGAATAGCGAGCAGGTGTGGCCGTCTGGTCCGCAGCCCAAAAGGATTAAATCGAAGGGACGCTTCGATGGAAGCAAAAGTTCGTACTCTTGGGCtatcttttcgttttcggAACCGCCTTCTTGCACTAGTGACTCGTTAATGGTGTACACGGTGGGGCCTGCGATCTG
The Kluyveromyces marxianus DMKU3-1042 DNA, complete genome, chromosome 1 DNA segment above includes these coding regions:
- the SOL3 gene encoding 6-phosphogluconolactonase, producing the protein MNKQQLLLKGIERKREKEKERQAQKPNKPLAFIMTVIHEYPETSALASAFGQFVIDEQNKALKNHDEFLVAISGGSLINVMRKALVDNETIASQIQWPKWHVYFSDERLVPLDHADSNYGAFKKAVLDELTHKQIAGPTVYTINESLVQEGGSENEKIAQEYELLLPSKRPFDLILLGCGPDGHTCSLFPGPKHAYLLEETHRKVMWCHDSPKPPSDRITITLPVVLASETVAFVAEGSAKKPIMDEIFNTVNKTLPCTLVNLRRSDPSAGDTTPDNAATHWFVSSDAIAGLRIETAAY